One window of the Candidatus Chryseobacterium colombiense genome contains the following:
- the aspS gene encoding aspartate--tRNA ligase has translation MFRSHTNGELSLQHLNEEVTLSGWVQTIRDKGFMIWIDLRDRYGITQLVFDQERSTAELMENAKKLGREFVIQVTGKVIERVSKNPNIPTGEIEILVEKLTVLNESQLPPFTIEDETDGGEELRMKYRYLDIRRNPVKDKLVFRHKMAQKVRNYLSDNGFIEVETPVLIKSTPEGARDFVVPSRMNPGQFYALPQSPQTFKQLLMVGGMDKYFQIVKCFRDEDLRADRQPEFTQIDCEMAFVEQEDVMNVFEGMTKTLLKDITGQEFGDFPRMTFADAMQKYGNDKPDIRFGMEFVELNDLVKGKDFKIFDEAELVVGINVEGCAEYTRKQIDELVDWVKRPQIGASGMVWVKFQNDGVKTSSVNKFYNEEDLTKIIEKFGAKEGDLMLILSGNEHKVRTQLSALRMELGNRLGLRKGNEFAPLWVVDFPLLEFDEESGRYHAMHHPFTSPKPEDIHLLETDPGKARANAYDMVLNGNEIGGGSIRIFDKDLQSKMFDLLGFSKEEAEAQFGFLMNAFKYGAPPHGGLAFGFDRLVAILDGNEVIRDYIAFPKNNSGRDVMIDAPAAIANEQLDELELQLNLKA, from the coding sequence ATGTTTCGATCGCACACAAACGGAGAATTATCTCTTCAACATCTTAATGAAGAAGTTACACTTTCAGGATGGGTACAAACTATCCGTGATAAAGGATTTATGATTTGGATAGATCTTCGAGATCGTTACGGAATTACACAGTTGGTTTTTGATCAGGAGCGTTCTACTGCAGAGCTGATGGAAAATGCAAAAAAATTGGGTCGTGAATTTGTTATTCAGGTTACAGGAAAAGTAATCGAAAGAGTAAGCAAAAACCCCAACATTCCAACAGGAGAAATTGAAATTTTAGTTGAAAAATTAACGGTTTTAAATGAATCACAACTTCCTCCTTTTACGATTGAAGATGAAACGGATGGTGGTGAAGAATTAAGAATGAAATACCGTTATTTAGATATCAGAAGAAATCCGGTAAAAGATAAATTGGTGTTCCGCCACAAAATGGCACAGAAAGTAAGAAATTACCTTTCAGACAACGGGTTTATTGAGGTTGAAACTCCGGTTTTAATCAAATCTACGCCTGAAGGAGCGAGAGATTTCGTAGTTCCAAGCAGAATGAATCCGGGACAATTCTATGCATTGCCACAGTCTCCACAGACTTTCAAACAATTATTGATGGTTGGAGGAATGGACAAATATTTCCAGATTGTAAAATGTTTCCGTGACGAAGACTTAAGAGCCGACAGACAGCCGGAATTTACACAAATCGACTGTGAAATGGCTTTCGTAGAGCAGGAAGATGTGATGAATGTTTTTGAAGGAATGACGAAAACGTTGTTGAAAGACATCACTGGTCAGGAATTCGGAGATTTTCCAAGAATGACTTTTGCAGATGCTATGCAGAAATATGGAAACGACAAACCGGATATCCGTTTCGGAATGGAATTCGTGGAACTGAACGATTTAGTAAAAGGAAAAGATTTCAAAATATTCGATGAAGCAGAATTGGTTGTCGGAATCAATGTTGAAGGATGCGCAGAGTATACGAGAAAACAAATCGACGAGCTTGTTGACTGGGTAAAAAGACCACAGATCGGAGCTTCAGGAATGGTTTGGGTGAAATTCCAGAATGATGGAGTGAAAACTTCTTCTGTAAACAAATTCTACAACGAGGAAGACTTAACGAAAATTATAGAAAAGTTTGGAGCAAAAGAAGGGGATTTAATGTTGATTCTTTCAGGAAATGAGCACAAGGTAAGAACTCAGCTTTCTGCTTTGAGAATGGAGCTTGGAAATCGTTTAGGATTAAGAAAAGGGAACGAATTTGCACCACTTTGGGTAGTCGACTTCCCGTTATTGGAATTTGATGAGGAAAGTGGACGTTACCATGCTATGCACCATCCCTTCACCTCTCCAAAGCCTGAAGACATCCATTTATTGGAAACAGATCCGGGAAAAGCAAGAGCCAATGCTTATGACATGGTTTTGAACGGAAACGAAATCGGTGGAGGTTCTATCAGAATTTTTGATAAAGATCTTCAGTCTAAAATGTTTGATCTCTTGGGATTCTCAAAAGAAGAAGCAGAAGCCCAGTTTGGATTCCTGATGAATGCCTTCAAATACGGAGCTCCGCCTCACGGTGGTTTGGCTTTCGGGTTTGACCGTTTGGTTGCAATTCTTGACGGAAATGAGGTAATCAGAGATTATATCGCTTTCCCTAAAAATAATTCAGGACGTGATGTAATGATCGATGCCCCTGCAGCTATTGCGAATGAGCAACTCGATGAACTGGAATTGCAATTGAATTTAAAAGCATAA
- a CDS encoding SDR family NAD(P)-dependent oxidoreductase — protein sequence MNQNTNKTVLILGANSDVAKECIKQYIKKGFWVMAASRNTDSLKDFVAENRFDSKVTVLYFDSVDFDFHQKFYSELPVKPNIVVYAAGFLVDNEKALKDFKGAQQMMLVNYMGAVSILNIIATDISNKNLERIIGLSSLSGVRGRKSNFVYGSTKAAFTTYLAGLRQGLASRNIKVNALVIGYIRTKINKGLQLNESLIMEPEYVAKFIVNAGNSFTIVPNFKWKMIYFILKMLPESLVAKLP from the coding sequence ATGAATCAAAACACGAATAAAACCGTCCTTATTTTAGGTGCAAACTCTGATGTTGCTAAAGAATGTATCAAACAATATATCAAAAAAGGATTTTGGGTAATGGCTGCTTCCAGAAATACAGATTCTCTGAAAGACTTTGTTGCTGAAAATCGTTTTGATTCTAAGGTTACGGTTTTATATTTTGATTCTGTTGATTTTGATTTCCATCAGAAATTTTACAGTGAACTTCCGGTAAAGCCTAATATTGTCGTTTATGCGGCGGGATTTTTAGTAGATAATGAAAAAGCGTTGAAAGATTTTAAAGGAGCACAACAAATGATGTTGGTGAACTATATGGGAGCCGTCTCTATTCTGAATATTATCGCAACGGATATAAGTAATAAAAATTTAGAAAGAATTATCGGACTCTCTTCACTTTCAGGAGTAAGAGGACGAAAAAGTAATTTTGTGTATGGAAGTACCAAAGCAGCTTTTACTACTTATCTGGCCGGATTGAGACAGGGACTGGCTTCAAGGAATATAAAAGTAAATGCTTTGGTAATTGGCTACATCAGAACGAAGATTAATAAAGGGTTGCAACTGAATGAATCTTTAATAATGGAACCTGAGTATGTGGCAAAATTCATTGTGAATGCAGGAAATTCCTTTACTATTGTTCCTAATTTTAAATGGAAAATGATTTATTTTATTTTAAAAATGTTGCCAGAGAGTTTGGTGGCGAAGTTGCCGTAA
- the yajC gene encoding preprotein translocase subunit YajC has translation MSLLSIFLQAQPGGGGNMMIIMGVMMVGFFLLIILPQQRKQKKEKNFQENLKVGSRVVLTSGLHGRIAQVQDDGYVIETLSGKLKFEKAAISKDLTEARFGDKAKTAEKATDKKEVEEKN, from the coding sequence ATGAGTTTATTATCAATTTTTTTACAGGCTCAACCAGGAGGAGGGGGAAACATGATGATCATAATGGGAGTTATGATGGTTGGTTTTTTCCTTTTAATAATTCTTCCTCAGCAAAGAAAGCAGAAAAAAGAAAAAAACTTTCAGGAAAATTTAAAAGTGGGAAGCAGGGTAGTACTTACTTCAGGACTTCACGGAAGAATTGCTCAGGTTCAGGACGATGGTTATGTTATTGAGACATTATCAGGAAAGCTTAAATTTGAAAAAGCTGCAATCTCTAAGGATCTTACAGAAGCTCGCTTCGGAGACAAAGCTAAAACTGCTGAAAAAGCAACTGACAAAAAAGAAGTTGAAGAGAAAAACTAA
- a CDS encoding DUF1573 domain-containing protein: MKKTLSIIALSIIGFGLVSCKKENKEAQEGIPSIDKSHHDSLIKQSERSSSVTPVSDEHAAPAPASNQPLTTIALSESNFDFGKVKKGDKVEHVYEVTNTGTNPLVISEVKPGCGCTAPDFTKEPILPGKKGKITLHFDSTNFDGAVNKYADVFANVEKAPIKLTFTANIQP, from the coding sequence ATGAAAAAGACATTATCCATTATCGCTTTGTCTATTATAGGCTTTGGTTTGGTTTCTTGTAAAAAAGAAAATAAAGAAGCTCAAGAGGGAATTCCATCAATAGATAAGAGCCATCATGATTCTTTAATAAAACAATCAGAAAGGTCATCTTCGGTGACTCCAGTTTCTGATGAACATGCAGCTCCTGCTCCTGCTTCAAACCAACCTTTAACAACTATTGCTTTATCTGAAAGTAATTTTGATTTCGGAAAAGTAAAAAAAGGAGATAAAGTAGAACATGTATATGAAGTTACAAATACAGGAACTAATCCTTTAGTAATTTCTGAAGTAAAGCCTGGTTGCGGATGTACAGCTCCTGATTTTACAAAAGAGCCGATTTTACCTGGTAAAAAAGGAAAAATCACTTTGCATTTTGATTCCACCAACTTTGACGGAGCAGTAAATAAATATGCTGATGTTTTTGCTAATGTGGAAAAAGCGCCTATTAAATTAACATTCACAGCAAACATTCAACCATAA
- a CDS encoding transcription antitermination protein NusB — protein MLGRRQIREKVVQTVYSYYQNPVKFDVLEKNMFSGIEKIYYLYIYQLNFLVSLKELAENQIEIGKNKYIKTESDINPNQKFINNQVLIKLEENPERLFFTGQHKQLKWDLHDDLLVKTFQRITAGKRYQDFMKEEGYSFEEDQKFIGKLFLRYIAENDDFHDYLGDKELSWYDDIHIANSMVQKTIGFLKEDEESRTLIKMIKDDEDKTFAMKLLRNTLDSWENNEKKLEERLENWDLERVSLMDKVILSTAISELDNFPFTPSKVIINEYIEIAKVFATDRSNIFINGILDKYCKDQNRI, from the coding sequence ATGTTAGGAAGAAGACAAATCCGTGAAAAAGTAGTACAGACTGTGTATTCATATTACCAGAACCCTGTTAAATTTGATGTATTAGAGAAAAATATGTTCTCTGGAATAGAGAAAATCTATTATTTATACATCTATCAACTGAATTTTTTAGTTTCTCTAAAAGAATTGGCAGAGAATCAAATTGAGATTGGTAAAAATAAATACATTAAAACAGAGTCTGATATCAATCCTAATCAAAAATTCATCAACAATCAAGTTTTAATTAAATTAGAAGAAAATCCTGAAAGATTATTTTTTACAGGACAGCATAAACAATTGAAATGGGATCTGCATGATGATTTATTGGTGAAAACTTTCCAGAGAATTACTGCAGGAAAACGTTATCAGGATTTTATGAAAGAAGAAGGATATTCTTTTGAGGAAGATCAGAAGTTCATTGGTAAATTATTTTTAAGATATATTGCTGAAAATGATGATTTCCACGATTATCTTGGAGATAAAGAACTTTCCTGGTATGATGATATTCACATTGCGAACTCTATGGTACAAAAAACCATTGGTTTCCTGAAAGAGGATGAAGAAAGCAGAACTTTAATTAAAATGATTAAAGATGATGAGGACAAGACTTTCGCCATGAAATTGTTGAGAAATACACTGGATAGCTGGGAAAATAATGAGAAAAAACTGGAAGAAAGACTGGAAAACTGGGATTTGGAAAGAGTTTCTTTAATGGATAAAGTGATTTTATCTACAGCTATTTCGGAGCTTGATAATTTTCCTTTCACCCCTTCAAAAGTTATTATCAATGAGTATATTGAGATTGCAAAGGTATTTGCTACAGACAGATCCAATATATTTATTAATGGAATTTTAGATAAATATTGTAAAGATCAAAATAGAATTTAA
- a CDS encoding ABC transporter ATP-binding protein produces MKALKTLNPYFWKHKILLFWGVLFIIASNFFNIYKVQFVGKSVDELTKNGNLGFNQQVLIYVAIIVGCSLLTGFFTFMMRQTIIVASRRIEYELKNKIYRHYQDLSLTDYKQTTIGDLMNRLSEDVVAVRMYLGPGVMYVANLIVLVIITAIYMVKTDASMTMWTLLPLPILSYAIYKVSSIINKKSKIMQKSQSAISTFVQDSFSGIRVVKFFAKEKYIERNYGIKVTDYQNKALDLAKTEAYFFTIILFVIGLLNVAIILIGGQKYIDGQLSIGKIADFFMYINTLIFPFSMVGWVTSVNQRAEASMQRINEFMDKKSEIINTNFETYLIQGNIEFRNVSYVYPNTGIKALENLSFTVKAGESLAIMGKTGSGKSTIALLLCRLIDPTEGEILIDGKNLKEHNLENYRNFIGYIPQESYLFSDSIENNIGFAIDHPSHEKVVEYAKIADVNKNIIEFKDQYKTMVGERGVMLSGGQKQRICIARALIKDPNIIIFDDSLSALDTETEQNILENIDRKIQNATSIIITHRESSAQKADKIINLTEIANSVTA; encoded by the coding sequence ATGAAAGCGCTGAAAACCTTAAACCCCTATTTTTGGAAACACAAAATACTATTATTTTGGGGAGTCCTATTTATCATTGCCAGTAATTTTTTCAACATATATAAAGTCCAGTTTGTAGGTAAATCGGTAGATGAACTTACAAAAAACGGTAATCTCGGTTTCAATCAGCAGGTTTTGATTTATGTTGCCATTATTGTAGGCTGTTCTTTATTAACAGGATTTTTCACCTTCATGATGCGTCAAACCATTATTGTGGCATCCAGAAGAATTGAATATGAGCTTAAAAATAAAATCTATAGACACTATCAGGATTTATCTTTAACGGATTACAAGCAAACAACCATCGGAGATTTAATGAACAGATTAAGTGAAGATGTTGTTGCGGTAAGAATGTATTTAGGACCTGGGGTAATGTATGTAGCAAACTTAATTGTTCTTGTGATTATCACGGCCATATATATGGTAAAAACAGACGCTTCAATGACAATGTGGACATTGCTGCCTCTCCCAATTCTATCCTATGCTATATATAAAGTAAGTTCAATTATCAACAAAAAATCGAAAATCATGCAGAAAAGCCAGTCTGCCATTTCTACTTTTGTTCAGGACAGTTTTTCAGGAATCCGTGTTGTAAAGTTCTTTGCCAAAGAAAAATATATTGAAAGAAATTATGGAATAAAAGTCACGGATTATCAAAACAAAGCCCTTGATTTGGCAAAAACGGAAGCCTATTTCTTTACCATCATATTATTTGTCATCGGATTATTAAATGTTGCTATTATTTTAATCGGAGGACAAAAATATATTGACGGACAATTAAGTATCGGGAAAATTGCAGACTTTTTTATGTATATCAATACTCTGATCTTCCCATTTTCCATGGTAGGCTGGGTAACTTCAGTTAATCAGCGCGCGGAAGCTTCCATGCAGAGAATTAATGAATTCATGGATAAAAAGTCTGAAATCATCAATACTAATTTTGAAACCTATCTTATCCAGGGCAATATTGAATTCAGAAACGTGTCTTATGTTTATCCAAATACGGGAATCAAAGCATTAGAAAATTTAAGTTTCACGGTAAAAGCCGGAGAGTCTTTAGCAATTATGGGGAAAACCGGAAGCGGAAAATCTACCATTGCTCTTTTATTATGCAGATTAATTGATCCTACCGAAGGAGAAATTTTAATTGACGGCAAAAACCTTAAAGAGCACAACTTAGAAAACTACAGAAATTTCATCGGATACATTCCTCAGGAAAGCTATCTTTTCTCGGATTCCATTGAAAACAATATAGGTTTTGCGATCGATCATCCAAGTCATGAAAAAGTAGTTGAGTACGCTAAAATTGCCGATGTTAATAAAAATATCATAGAGTTTAAAGACCAATACAAAACCATGGTCGGTGAACGCGGAGTTATGCTTTCGGGAGGACAAAAACAAAGAATTTGTATTGCAAGAGCCTTGATTAAAGATCCAAACATTATAATTTTTGACGATTCTTTATCTGCTTTAGACACCGAAACCGAGCAGAATATTTTAGAAAATATTGACAGAAAAATTCAAAACGCAACTTCCATAATTATCACGCATAGAGAGTCTAGCGCACAAAAAGCTGATAAAATCATTAATCTTACCGAAATTGCAAATTCTGTAACCGCTTAG
- a CDS encoding DUF3276 family protein, with translation MSEYKERHENEIFTKVLKAGRRTYFFDVRETKAGDYYLTITESKKNFGENGEATFEKHKIYLYKEDFKSFQEMFNESTDFIINEKGEDVISEKHDKDFKSKSYTIDSDDEV, from the coding sequence ATGAGTGAATACAAGGAACGCCATGAAAATGAAATTTTCACTAAGGTGTTAAAAGCAGGGAGAAGAACTTATTTCTTTGATGTGCGCGAGACGAAAGCAGGAGATTATTATCTTACAATTACTGAAAGTAAGAAGAACTTCGGAGAGAATGGAGAAGCAACATTCGAGAAGCATAAAATTTACCTTTATAAGGAAGATTTTAAAAGTTTTCAGGAGATGTTTAATGAGTCCACAGATTTCATCATTAACGAGAAGGGTGAGGATGTAATTTCAGAAAAACATGATAAAGACTTCAAAAGCAAATCATATACCATAGATTCTGACGACGAAGTTTAA
- the bshB1 gene encoding bacillithiol biosynthesis deacetylase BshB1 encodes MKIDILAFGAHPDDVELGCGGTIAKLISEGKTCAIVDLTRGELGTRGTEEMRKKEAMDAAKILGVSARENLGMKDGFLENSEEYQMRIVKMIRKYRPEIVLANAIDDRHPDHAKGAKLVSDACFLAGLRKIETVLDGENQEVWRPKHIFHYIQWKNITPEFCIDISEHLDKKVAACMAFKTQFYDPSSKEPETPITSKDFYESLTYRAQDLGRLSGVAYAEGFTSEKLISLKNFDGIVW; translated from the coding sequence ATGAAAATAGATATACTTGCTTTTGGAGCACATCCTGATGATGTAGAACTTGGATGTGGCGGAACTATTGCTAAATTAATTTCAGAAGGTAAAACCTGTGCCATTGTAGATCTTACCAGAGGAGAACTGGGAACAAGAGGAACGGAAGAAATGAGAAAAAAAGAAGCAATGGATGCTGCAAAAATTCTAGGAGTATCAGCACGTGAAAATCTAGGAATGAAGGATGGCTTTTTGGAAAATTCTGAAGAATATCAGATGAGGATTGTAAAAATGATCCGAAAATACAGGCCAGAAATCGTTTTAGCGAATGCGATTGATGACAGACATCCAGATCATGCAAAAGGAGCGAAATTAGTGTCGGATGCGTGCTTTTTAGCCGGATTGAGGAAAATTGAAACAGTTTTGGATGGAGAAAATCAGGAAGTGTGGAGACCGAAGCATATTTTCCATTATATTCAATGGAAAAATATAACCCCGGAATTCTGCATTGATATTTCGGAGCATTTGGATAAAAAAGTGGCTGCATGTATGGCTTTCAAAACTCAGTTCTATGATCCGTCTTCTAAAGAACCCGAGACACCTATTACATCAAAAGACTTTTATGAGAGTTTAACTTACCGAGCTCAGGATTTAGGGCGTTTGTCGGGAGTTGCTTATGCTGAGGGCTTTACGTCAGAAAAGCTAATTTCTTTGAAAAATTTTGATGGAATTGTTTGGTAA
- a CDS encoding tetratricopeptide repeat protein, with translation MKDIMIMNVKKIALGAAVVFFTSFATAQTLQDGINSIDSDKFAQAKTNFTQMIAKEPKAENYFYLGNTFLRQGEPDFAAATENFNKGLAADAKSYLNKIGLATVKLGKGDKSAIAEIQKVVADSKEKDAEVLFRAAEALTLFEKNNAPDLAIDYLNKAVEKAQKKGVPAYYYYTLGDAYRLKRIPGDAMTAYDKALPLATNKASVYTRIGTLWMAAQQWQQAKTSIEKAIATDPSYAPAYKAMAAYNIRYQQNDKATQDLINYTKYADEDPYTQLEIAKLYFTNEDFVNSKQVLDKIFDKINDPIKFKLRAYQLFAEGNYVEAKQNMDNFVSQAEKSRVQPADQGLQGLIAAGLAKTEKDAAKKTALTNEAQQKIAIAKAAKDETMKWDVELMKISGGGASQAAVDAGPTNPTIEALKKQVAANAQDSDALFKLATAYQDVKNWNGAIVTWQKMSALLPDWAPAYYSQGYSYQQAGNNDAAKMAYEKFINTVKPADKEANKQTLAYAYFAVAYMSKDSDLAKAKDYVAKSVQLDPTYQDAVKLNAEINK, from the coding sequence ATGAAAGATATAATGATTATGAATGTAAAAAAGATTGCTTTAGGAGCAGCAGTAGTATTTTTTACCAGCTTCGCAACAGCACAGACATTGCAGGATGGTATTAATAGTATAGACAGTGATAAATTTGCTCAGGCAAAGACAAATTTCACTCAAATGATTGCTAAAGAACCTAAGGCAGAAAACTATTTTTACTTAGGGAACACTTTTCTAAGACAAGGTGAACCCGATTTTGCAGCAGCTACAGAAAATTTTAATAAAGGTTTGGCCGCTGATGCTAAAAGTTATTTAAATAAAATTGGTCTGGCTACAGTTAAATTAGGTAAAGGAGACAAGTCTGCTATTGCCGAAATTCAGAAAGTAGTTGCAGATTCTAAGGAAAAAGACGCTGAAGTTCTTTTCAGAGCGGCGGAAGCTTTAACTTTATTTGAAAAAAATAATGCGCCAGATCTTGCTATAGATTATTTGAATAAAGCTGTAGAAAAAGCACAGAAAAAAGGAGTTCCTGCCTACTATTATTATACATTAGGGGATGCTTACAGATTAAAAAGAATTCCAGGAGATGCAATGACGGCTTATGATAAAGCTTTACCATTAGCAACCAATAAGGCTTCTGTTTATACCAGAATAGGAACTTTGTGGATGGCGGCTCAACAATGGCAGCAGGCTAAAACAAGCATTGAAAAAGCTATTGCTACAGATCCTTCTTATGCACCTGCTTATAAAGCAATGGCTGCTTATAATATCAGATATCAGCAAAATGATAAAGCGACTCAGGACCTTATTAACTATACAAAATATGCAGATGAAGATCCGTATACTCAGTTAGAAATTGCCAAACTTTATTTTACAAATGAAGATTTTGTCAACTCTAAGCAGGTTTTGGATAAAATATTTGATAAGATTAATGATCCGATTAAGTTTAAATTAAGAGCATATCAGTTATTCGCTGAGGGTAACTATGTGGAAGCTAAACAAAACATGGATAATTTTGTATCTCAGGCTGAGAAATCAAGAGTTCAGCCTGCAGATCAGGGATTACAAGGTCTTATTGCAGCAGGATTGGCAAAAACTGAAAAAGATGCAGCCAAGAAAACCGCTTTAACAAATGAAGCACAACAAAAAATTGCGATTGCAAAAGCTGCTAAAGATGAGACAATGAAATGGGATGTCGAATTGATGAAAATTTCAGGTGGTGGAGCTTCGCAGGCAGCTGTAGATGCAGGACCGACAAACCCGACAATTGAAGCTCTTAAAAAACAAGTTGCTGCAAACGCACAAGATTCAGATGCTTTATTTAAGTTAGCAACAGCTTATCAGGATGTTAAAAACTGGAACGGAGCTATCGTAACGTGGCAGAAAATGAGCGCGCTTCTTCCTGATTGGGCTCCTGCTTATTACAGTCAGGGATATTCTTATCAGCAAGCCGGAAATAATGATGCCGCAAAAATGGCTTATGAGAAATTCATCAATACAGTAAAACCTGCAGATAAAGAAGCGAATAAGCAGACTCTTGCATATGCTTATTTTGCTGTCGCATATATGAGTAAGGATTCAGATCTGGCAAAAGCGAAAGATTATGTTGCTAAATCTGTTCAATTAGATCCTACTTATCAGGATGCTGTAAAATTGAATGCAGAAATCAATAAATAA
- a CDS encoding substrate-binding domain-containing protein yields MNNSLKIALIIVITILSGCSKKKESSPSYNKGDLTILTDESFQSVTEALAEGYMINYPETKLKVVTKKEDLGFLDLLNGKARIVVMSKELSPDEIKEYEKQVELKFLPAKFAADAVVFVVPNTSSKKSVSMDEIEKGLQSEEKEFIFDGTNSSNLNFVAQKLHKEPKDLKFSVIPGSKNLIEELNKFPNKIGVIGLNTFSRPYDKASIELRNKVKILKVENKGQLYTPDYSGMREMKYPFTRILYFLANEGNFNIANGFIRFSCTQLGQMIVQKEGLQPYNIYKREVQMR; encoded by the coding sequence ATGAATAATTCTCTTAAAATAGCTTTAATAATTGTTATAACTATTCTTTCAGGCTGTTCAAAGAAAAAAGAAAGTTCACCATCATACAATAAAGGAGATCTTACCATTCTTACTGACGAATCTTTCCAAAGTGTTACAGAAGCCTTGGCAGAAGGATATATGATTAATTATCCTGAAACAAAGTTGAAAGTAGTAACAAAAAAGGAAGATTTAGGATTTCTTGATTTATTAAATGGTAAAGCGAGAATTGTTGTGATGTCGAAAGAGCTTTCTCCTGATGAAATAAAAGAATATGAAAAACAAGTAGAGCTCAAGTTTTTGCCGGCTAAATTTGCTGCAGACGCAGTTGTATTTGTAGTTCCTAATACTTCGTCTAAAAAGTCAGTTTCTATGGACGAAATCGAAAAAGGATTACAATCAGAAGAAAAAGAATTTATTTTTGACGGAACCAATTCAAGTAATTTGAATTTTGTGGCCCAAAAACTTCATAAAGAACCTAAAGATCTTAAATTTTCAGTAATTCCGGGAAGTAAAAATCTTATTGAAGAACTGAATAAATTTCCTAATAAAATAGGGGTTATTGGATTGAATACATTTAGCAGACCTTATGATAAAGCTTCTATAGAATTAAGAAATAAAGTTAAAATTCTGAAGGTAGAGAATAAAGGGCAACTTTATACCCCCGATTATTCTGGAATGAGGGAGATGAAATATCCGTTTACCAGAATACTGTATTTTTTAGCTAATGAAGGTAACTTTAATATTGCTAATGGCTTTATAAGATTTTCTTGTACGCAGCTAGGACAAATGATTGTTCAGAAAGAAGGGTTACAACCTTACAATATCTATAAAAGAGAGGTTCAAATGCGTTAA